A single window of Scomber scombrus chromosome 12, fScoSco1.1, whole genome shotgun sequence DNA harbors:
- the LOC133992030 gene encoding mitogen-activated protein kinase kinase kinase kinase 3-like isoform X7, protein MMNSSVDLSRRNPQEDFELIQRIGSGTYGDVYKARNVNTGELAAIKVIKLEPGEDFAVVQQEIIMMKDCKHSNIVAYFGSYLRRDKLWISMEYCGGGSLQDIYHLTGPLSESQIAYMSRETLQGLYYLHNKGKMHRDIKGANILLTDNGYVKLADFGVSAQITATLAKRKSFIGTPYWMAPEVAAVERKGGYNQLCDIWAVGITAIELAELQPPMFDLHPMRALFLMTKSNFQPPKLKDKIKWTNNFHHFVKLALTKNPKKRPTAEKLLQHPFVSQPLSRTLAIELLDKANNPDHSTFNDFDDDDPEPESPVSVPHRIRSTSRSTREGKTLSEINFGQVKFDPPLRKETEPHHEPDLQLEYGHDSPSLLGGNKSLLKSVEEELHQSKSSTIMRPKVPPPLPPKPKSICSSQPQQQLKHDDSQSHSEDDGGGGGTIKRCPVPETQSPAKPASNVPPRPPPPKLPPHRRSSLGNESLKCTDVENSAPEDDGSFRHFWEWLHTPHTEEELEEAWEVLKEVKEEQEKEEEESNGLNSSHNGERDSPAERQSTMPPSVPIRKDKKDVPKPISNGLPPTPKVHMGACFSKVFNGCPLKIHCATSWINPDTRDQYLIFGAEEGIYTLNLNELHETSMEQLFPRRCTWLYVMNNCLLSISGKASQLYSHNLSGLFEQARQLQKLPVAIPTHKLPDKMIPRKFAVSNKIPDTKGCQKCCVVRNPYTGHKYLCGAFQSSVMLLEWVESMQKFMLIKNIDFPLPCPLEVFEMLVVPEQTYPLICVAVSKGTELNQVVRFGTVNPNSTSSWFTEADTPQTCVIHVTQLERDTILVCLDRCIKIVNLQGRLKSSRKLSAELTFNFQIESIVCLQDSVLAFWRHGMQGRSFKTNEITQEISDNTRIFRLLGSDRNADSRDPNDRDLAMPRYTRWPQPAQNSTSFYRESAPLFIDREHQGCLRGRESVCLRKYTNIF, encoded by the exons TGCTATCAAAGTCATCAAACTGGAACCGG GTGAGGACTTTGCTGTTGTCCAGCAGGAGATTATAATGATGAAGGACTGTAAACACTCCAACATTGTGGCCTATTTTGGCAGTTATCTCCG gaGAGATAAGCTATGGATCAGTATGGAGTACTGTGGGGGAGGCTCTCTGCAGGATATCTATCACT TAACCGGGCCTTTGTCAGAGTCACAGATAGCCTACATGTCACGGGAGACCCTGCAG GGTTTGTACTATCTACataataaaggcaaaatgcaCAGAGACATCAAG GGAGCCAACATCCTCCTGACAGACAATGGCTATGTGAAACTAG CCGACTTTGGGGTGTCAGCCCAGATCACAGCAACTCTAGCCAAGAGGAAGTCATTCATTGGAACTCCTTACTG GATGGCTCCAGAGGTAGCAGCagtggagaggaaaggaggTTATAACCAGCTGTGTGATATCTGGGCTGTGGGCATTACTGCAATAGAGCTGGCTGAACTGCAGCCACCTATGTTTGACCTGCACCCCATGag GGCTCTGTTCTTAATGACTAAGAGTAATTTCCAGCCTCCTAAGTTGAAAGATAAGATTAAATG GACAAACAACTTTCACCATTTTGTCAAACTAGCTCTGACCAAGAACCCAAAGAAGAGGCCCACAGCTGagaagctgctgcag CACCCCTTTGTGTCCCAGCCTCTCAGCAGGACGCTGGCAATAGAGCTGCTGGACAAAGCCAATAACCCTGACCACAGCACCTTCAACGACTTTGATGACGACGACCCCGAACCAGAG TCTCCGGTCTCTGTTCCTCACCGCATTCGTTCCACCAGCAGGAGCACCAGGGAAGGAAAGACGTTGTCAGAGATTAACT TTGGTCAGGTGAAGTTTGATCCTCCATTGAGAAAGGAGACAGAACCCCATCATGAACCG GACTTGCAGTTGGAGTATGGGCATGATTCACCAAGTCTACTGGGAGGAAACAA GAGTCTTCTCAAATCTGTGGAGGAGGAGCTACATCAAAG TAAATCGAGCACTATCATGAGACCAAAGGTcccacccccccttcctcccaAG CCCAAGTCCATCTGCTCGTCACAGCCGCAGCAACAGCTAAAACATGATGATAGCCAATCACACAGCGAGGACGACGGCGGAGGGGGAGGGACCATCAAACGCTGTCCAGTACCAGAGACGCAGAGCCCCGCCAAGCCCGCCTCCAACGTCCCCCCGCGGCCCCCGCCCCCGAAGCTGCCGCCCCACCGCCGCAGCAGCCTAGGTAACGAGAGCTTGAAGTGCACGGACGTCGAAAACTCTGCCCCAGAGGATGATGGGAGCTTTAGACATTTCTGGGAGTGGCTCCACACGCctcacacagaggaggagctggaggaggcgtgggAGGTGCTGAAGGAGGTGAAAGAGGagcaggaaaaagaggaggaagaga GCAATGGGCTGAACTCTTCACACAATGGAGAGAGGGACAGTCCAGCAGAGAGACAGTCCACCATGCCACCTAGTGTCCCCATACGGAAAGACAAGAAGGACGTGCCG AAGCCTATCAGCAATGGCCTCCCACCTACACCCAAAGTCCAT ATGGGTGCATGTTTCTCCAAGGTGTTCAACGGCTGCCCTCTGAAGATCCACTGTGCCACTTCCTGGATCAACCCTGACACCAGAG ACCAGTATTTGATATTTGGAGCTGAAGAGGGGATTTACACACTAAACCTTAATGAGCTGCATGAGACATCAATGGAGCAG CTCTTCCCTCGACGCTGCACCTGGCTGTATGTCATGAACAATTGTCTTCTTTCCATATCTG gAAAAGCCTCCCAGCTGTACTCTCATAATCTGAGTGGTCTGTTCGAACAGGCCAGACAGTTACAGAAGTTACCAGTAGCCATTCCCACACACAAACTGCCTGATAAGATGATTCCCAG GAAGTTTGCTGTGTCCAATAAAATTCCAGACACTAAAGGGTGCCAAAAGTGCTGCGTAG TGCGCAACCCGTACACAGGCCATAAGTACCTATGTGGAGCCTTTCAGTCCAGTGTCATGCTGTTGGAGTGGGTGGAGTCCATGCAGAAGTTCATGCTCATCAAA AACATCGACTTCCCGTTGCCATGTCCATTGGAGGTCTTTGAGATGTTGGTGGTCCCGGAGCAGACTTACCCTCTGATCTGTGTGGCGGTCAGTAAAGGAACCGAGCTCAACCAGGTGGTCAGGTTCGGCACCGTCAACCCCAATTCTACCTCCTCCTGGTTCACAGAAGCAG acacaccaCAAACGTGTGTGATCCACGTCACGCAGCTAGAGAGAGATACTATCCTAGTCTGCCTCGACA GGTGTATAAAGATAGTGAACCTCCAAGGCAGATTGAAATCCAGCAGGAAGTTGTCAGCTGAGCTCACCTTCAACTTCCAGATCGAATCCATag TTTGTCTCCAAGACAGCGTGCTGGCTTTCTGGAGGCACGGCATGCAGGGAAGGAGTTTCAAGACCAACGAA ATCACCCAGGAGATCTCTGACAATACACGCATCTTCAGACTACTGGGATCGGACAG AAATGCTGACTCTAGAGATCCAAACGACAGAGACCTCGCTATGCCCAGGTACACTCGCTGGCCACAACCGGCCCAAAACTCTACCTCTTTCTATCGGGAATCTGCACCTCTATTTATTGATCGGGAACATCAAGGCTGtttgagaggaagagagagtgtgtgtctgaggaAATATACCAACATCTTTTAA